From one Bacteriovorax sp. BAL6_X genomic stretch:
- a CDS encoding NAD(P)-binding domain-containing protein, translating to MMKNSSDNNSNDILIIGFGSQAKSWSLNLRDSGREVTIGLRQNSSSISLANKMGLPTIDITNSKIANFEFIIILTPDDTHEEILTSLQFSDTNFKQRLVYGHGYSVMYQDLRSKLPTHIHFLLAPKAIASELRFGYETKAPLTAVVNCDDEGLLSLAKDLGITVGPIVSSFEEETICDLFSEQSILCSVIPQAARLSFETLINKGHSPEIAYIECWHEVKLIADAMIKFGPTEFMKLISPNAFMGGEMAKSLIFDNEYQNKLNKIYQNIKNGSFAREILHTDFQKQLSQVISEWNNLDITKVYNSFGKKLVHGNEEANNSKN from the coding sequence ATGATGAAAAATAGTAGCGATAATAATTCTAATGATATTTTAATTATTGGTTTTGGCTCTCAAGCAAAGTCTTGGTCATTAAACCTTAGAGACTCTGGTAGAGAAGTTACTATCGGCCTACGCCAAAATAGTAGCTCAATTTCTTTAGCAAATAAAATGGGCCTGCCAACAATTGATATAACAAATAGTAAAATTGCTAATTTTGAATTTATCATCATCCTAACACCAGATGATACCCATGAAGAAATCTTAACTTCTCTTCAATTCTCTGATACGAATTTTAAACAAAGATTGGTTTACGGACACGGTTATAGTGTTATGTACCAAGACCTACGATCAAAGCTTCCAACACATATACACTTTCTTTTAGCGCCAAAGGCCATTGCCAGTGAGTTAAGATTTGGTTACGAAACGAAGGCCCCTCTAACAGCAGTTGTAAATTGTGATGATGAAGGCCTCTTAAGTCTTGCAAAAGATCTAGGGATTACAGTTGGCCCAATCGTAAGTAGCTTTGAAGAAGAAACAATCTGTGATCTCTTCTCTGAGCAATCAATTCTCTGCTCAGTTATTCCACAGGCCGCAAGGCTCTCTTTTGAGACTCTTATCAATAAAGGTCACTCCCCAGAAATTGCCTATATTGAGTGTTGGCATGAAGTTAAACTCATTGCTGATGCCATGATTAAGTTTGGCCCAACAGAGTTCATGAAACTTATCTCACCTAATGCCTTCATGGGAGGAGAAATGGCCAAGTCCTTGATATTTGATAACGAGTACCAGAACAAGCTCAATAAAATCTATCAAAATATTAAAAATGGCTCATTCGCACGTGAAATTCTTCATACTGATTTCCAAAAGCAGCTCTCTCAGGTTATAAGTGAGTGGAATAACTTAGATATCACCAAAGTTTACAATAGCTTTGGAAAAAAATTGGTTCATGGGAATGAAGAAGCTAACAACTCGAAAAATTAG
- a CDS encoding aminotransferase class IV, translating to MAQEVIYFSKKGLTARDALINEGNLWGNSFFTTVLVKGGKAIFWDQHRQRLEKSFQYCWPKEFDSSIIDEAQLATAKILGDFSSIPHAYLRITFYRELSGAIQYWIWAVEKDQLKSSLKLNSHCYYPDRNFPDFLKRSNYQYQFQLRKESLAQGYDDVLLLDHESYILELPTANIILKKGDDYITPIAEFGVLDGISLERVKFMLEKLGRPLREMRVHAAELHEFDSCFTTSSFNGIRHISTINEVAYTEDIEIKKLVNEFYGEIW from the coding sequence ATGGCACAGGAAGTAATCTATTTTTCTAAGAAAGGTTTAACTGCACGTGATGCATTAATTAATGAGGGAAATCTTTGGGGGAATTCTTTCTTTACGACAGTTCTTGTAAAAGGTGGCAAGGCGATCTTTTGGGACCAGCATCGTCAAAGATTGGAAAAGTCATTTCAATATTGTTGGCCAAAAGAATTTGACAGTTCAATTATCGATGAAGCTCAGCTGGCCACGGCAAAAATACTTGGAGATTTTAGTTCAATCCCTCATGCCTACCTAAGGATTACTTTCTATCGTGAGCTCTCTGGTGCAATTCAATATTGGATTTGGGCAGTTGAAAAAGATCAGCTTAAGAGTTCACTAAAGTTAAACTCTCATTGTTATTACCCTGATCGCAATTTTCCCGACTTTTTAAAACGAAGTAATTATCAATATCAATTTCAACTTAGGAAAGAAAGTCTGGCCCAAGGCTATGATGATGTTCTCTTGCTTGATCATGAGTCTTATATATTGGAACTTCCGACGGCAAATATTATTCTCAAGAAAGGGGATGATTATATAACTCCAATTGCAGAATTTGGTGTACTTGATGGAATCTCTCTCGAGAGGGTAAAATTCATGTTAGAAAAGCTAGGACGCCCCTTGAGAGAAATGCGTGTTCATGCGGCCGAATTACATGAATTTGATAGTTGTTTCACAACAAGTTCATTTAATGGCATTAGGCATATTTCAACTATCAACGAAGTAGCATATACTGAAGATATAGAAATTAAAAAATTAGTTAATGAGTTTTACGGAGAAATTTGGTGA
- a CDS encoding DNA gyrase inhibitor YacG: protein MTKILKVKCPECSKEFNYYSSEFRPFCSEKCKMVDLGMWLTENYTVASQEPLSESDLEAVIKKRQDEEDY, encoded by the coding sequence GTGACAAAAATTTTAAAGGTTAAATGTCCTGAATGCTCAAAAGAGTTTAATTATTATTCAAGTGAATTCCGTCCATTTTGCAGTGAGAAATGTAAGATGGTTGACTTAGGAATGTGGCTTACAGAAAATTATACAGTTGCTAGTCAGGAGCCTCTTTCTGAGTCTGACTTAGAGGCCGTCATTAAAAAGAGACAGGATGAAGAAGATTACTAA
- a CDS encoding inositol monophosphatase family protein: protein MKKITKSELIAIEGELIKIARGAGRILKPFQKDLSNLSISYKDAQGAVSAADHASEGYIINQLYKLRADIPVLAEEDFYHKYQGDYKHLKEYQDSDYLWVIDPLDGTNNFVHGLEHYCVCLSLTYKLQPIVGVIYIPEKGEFYCATKGNGAFLIKGKDKTRLKKTRSRERGFLLATGFATEKGKPFNDEFKKFKKVMVNISAVRRLGSAAIDLCYVARGIFDGFWEKGLAPWDVAAGKIICSEAGAKVTEYNGHDHNIFSKTIIVGRNPLFEKLNEMVSD, encoded by the coding sequence ATGAAGAAGATTACTAAGAGTGAACTTATTGCCATTGAAGGCGAATTAATAAAGATAGCACGTGGTGCCGGAAGAATTTTAAAACCTTTTCAAAAAGATCTTTCAAATCTTTCAATTAGTTACAAAGACGCTCAAGGAGCAGTCTCAGCTGCTGACCATGCGTCTGAAGGCTATATTATCAATCAACTCTATAAACTTCGTGCTGATATTCCTGTGCTGGCGGAAGAAGACTTCTACCATAAGTATCAAGGTGATTATAAGCACCTTAAAGAATACCAAGATAGTGACTATCTATGGGTTATTGATCCGCTGGATGGAACAAATAATTTCGTCCACGGATTAGAGCACTACTGTGTATGTCTCTCTCTTACGTACAAACTACAGCCTATAGTTGGTGTCATTTATATTCCTGAAAAAGGGGAGTTCTATTGTGCGACAAAGGGGAATGGAGCTTTTCTGATTAAAGGGAAGGACAAAACTCGACTTAAGAAAACACGTTCAAGAGAGCGTGGCTTTCTCTTAGCGACTGGATTTGCTACGGAAAAGGGAAAGCCATTCAATGATGAATTTAAAAAATTTAAAAAAGTCATGGTTAATATCTCTGCTGTTCGTCGACTTGGTTCAGCGGCCATTGATCTATGCTATGTAGCTCGCGGGATTTTTGATGGGTTCTGGGAAAAGGGGCTTGCTCCTTGGGATGTTGCTGCAGGAAAGATTATTTGCTCAGAAGCAGGTGCTAAAGTAACTGAGTATAATGGTCATGATCATAATATCTTTTCAAAGACAATAATTGTGGGCAGAAATCCACTTTTTGAGAAGTTAAATGAAATGGTTTCCGACTAA
- a CDS encoding HEAT repeat domain-containing protein, protein MKKLLLIATLIVSFNSFSAVNHKAHQAVLTQKLERQFKYNLKSADMEKLKKQVLKLKGKSVAALINVMKDEKYPEKNRWMATFLLGRVMGKKSAPFISKFAKHPNWVMRMAALKSLLALNQTDYKDVYKQSLKDNSLIVRYQALENVKRMNLTDLAPNIWAMLYDKRNYHINEKLKSTKRAHIVKEIITTIGDLKFEKAKKPLLSMIQKEKYSDIHREISETLEKITGRKAPNGNLKEKKRFWSKISQATVVIR, encoded by the coding sequence TTGAAAAAACTACTTCTTATTGCAACATTAATTGTTAGTTTTAACTCGTTCTCAGCTGTAAACCATAAGGCCCATCAAGCGGTGTTAACACAGAAGCTCGAAAGACAATTCAAGTACAATTTAAAATCAGCTGATATGGAAAAGCTTAAAAAGCAAGTTCTAAAGCTTAAAGGTAAGTCGGTTGCTGCTCTAATTAATGTAATGAAGGATGAAAAGTATCCTGAGAAAAACCGTTGGATGGCAACTTTCTTACTTGGTAGAGTTATGGGAAAGAAGTCAGCACCTTTTATTTCTAAGTTTGCAAAGCATCCTAATTGGGTCATGAGAATGGCCGCTCTAAAGTCACTACTGGCACTAAATCAAACAGATTATAAAGATGTATACAAGCAGTCTTTAAAAGACAATTCTCTAATTGTTCGCTATCAAGCACTTGAAAATGTAAAGAGAATGAACCTAACTGATCTTGCTCCAAATATTTGGGCTATGTTATATGATAAGAGAAATTATCATATTAATGAAAAGCTTAAATCGACTAAGAGGGCCCATATTGTAAAAGAGATTATTACGACAATAGGGGATTTAAAATTTGAAAAAGCTAAGAAGCCTCTTTTATCAATGATTCAAAAAGAAAAGTATTCTGATATTCATAGAGAAATTTCTGAAACTCTAGAGAAGATTACTGGCCGAAAAGCACCAAATGGTAACCTTAAAGAGAAGAAGCGTTTCTGGTCTAAGATCTCTCAAGCGACAGTTGTGATTCGCTAG
- the nusB gene encoding transcription antitermination factor NusB, whose amino-acid sequence MKNQAFNNKSAARRFAFKFIYKLFLKDFKAELEEYKNDIGKLKADIEMFEESYMKEDEEHHDNDINPSVQNFGNKLITGVIKNFPEIKETASTYILKRSFDSVDAIERAILCLGTYEIKFEETPNNVAINEYINLVKSYGKDESKSFVNGILDKVSKAQ is encoded by the coding sequence GTGAAAAACCAAGCATTCAACAATAAATCAGCGGCACGTCGTTTTGCTTTTAAATTTATTTACAAATTATTTTTAAAGGACTTTAAAGCAGAGCTTGAAGAATACAAAAATGATATTGGAAAGTTAAAGGCCGATATTGAAATGTTTGAAGAATCTTATATGAAAGAAGATGAAGAACACCATGACAATGATATCAATCCAAGTGTTCAGAACTTTGGAAACAAGCTAATTACTGGTGTTATTAAAAACTTCCCAGAGATCAAAGAAACTGCTTCAACTTATATTTTAAAAAGAAGCTTTGACTCTGTCGATGCTATTGAAAGAGCTATTCTTTGTCTTGGTACATACGAAATCAAATTTGAAGAAACTCCAAACAACGTAGCAATTAACGAGTATATCAATCTTGTAAAAAGTTATGGTAAAGATGAATCAAAGAGCTTTGTTAACGGTATCTTAGATAAGGTCAGTAAAGCACAATAA
- the nrdR gene encoding transcriptional regulator NrdR, which yields MQCIHNMLKIDMYCPSCQTPNTKVIDSRHLSDGLAVRRRRACLNCDFRYTTYEKLQLQVPALVKNDKRREPYNREKISKGINKACQKRPLTTAQINRLIDDVEMTLSQMNNIEVPAKIVGEVVMEKLYELDPVAYVRYASFYWNFKDIDGFIESLQKSIGQFGNLKEKFLLNKDSTSEKPSIQQ from the coding sequence ATGCAATGCATTCACAATATGCTAAAAATAGATATGTATTGCCCAAGTTGCCAAACACCAAACACAAAAGTTATTGACTCGAGACACCTTTCCGATGGACTAGCTGTTCGTCGAAGAAGAGCGTGCCTTAACTGTGACTTTCGTTATACGACATATGAGAAGCTCCAACTTCAAGTACCGGCACTTGTTAAGAACGATAAAAGACGTGAGCCTTATAATCGCGAAAAAATTTCGAAAGGGATAAATAAGGCCTGTCAAAAAAGACCTTTAACAACGGCGCAAATCAACCGATTAATTGACGATGTCGAAATGACTCTTTCGCAAATGAACAACATTGAAGTTCCTGCAAAGATCGTTGGTGAAGTTGTTATGGAAAAGCTCTATGAGTTAGATCCTGTTGCCTACGTTAGATATGCTTCTTTTTATTGGAACTTCAAAGATATTGATGGGTTCATTGAGAGTTTACAAAAGAGCATTGGACAATTTGGAAATTTGAAAGAAAAGTTTTTATTAAATAAGGATTCAACTAGTGAAAAACCAAGCATTCAACAATAA
- a CDS encoding YiiX/YebB-like N1pC/P60 family cysteine hydrolase — MRKFHSRFISAILVSTLLSSCASTLDQIEMTYDQYSSAVSRYIASTATDYNPSKFEINKDNLYKLQESVEKNLVWRMEFAKAKKKKSQNSLKFISPYFDSNQKITTELNTFLKNISWVTDPTTRFEIRTNQMTQVEQRREIYFTGNRKLKRHERDVDYAIINPYDHKGSEIIKALKVGYIANIAIYENHLLLKNKIRETLKNEKDITLHKELGDYYKHLVQKLVKSPSHKKLARLAIIYRDIKIFEEVKNKTRISYYINPLIEETLVYNELIKAYNKKKRWNEIQPSIQNTISSMALKDKSYYVGYFNKAIKFENLKGGQVTYIGKTEKAHLAYQLKPMDIVFTHNKNSFNNAVVDRFWDNVGIWIGSWDEIVKLGLSKHPLVIKYRKEIQSKKLNFITTTREGIKIKSIDSMYNQDDLAVIRKRKLSYQETTQGIVLALSYIGRPYDYKMDPSDISRISFAQLVFESFPQIKWDKSYAYKQEAVSPYKVTQRTGEDKEFFTVMLYRDGIEVLEDLEDNFRQISSLQ, encoded by the coding sequence GTGAGAAAGTTTCATTCAAGATTTATTTCGGCCATTTTAGTTTCAACTCTTTTGTCGTCTTGTGCTTCAACGCTCGATCAAATTGAAATGACGTACGATCAATACTCTTCCGCTGTTTCTCGCTATATCGCTTCTACGGCAACAGATTACAATCCGTCTAAATTTGAAATCAACAAAGACAACTTATACAAGCTACAAGAATCTGTTGAAAAAAACCTTGTATGGCGTATGGAATTTGCTAAGGCCAAGAAGAAGAAAAGTCAGAACTCCTTAAAGTTTATCTCTCCATACTTTGATTCAAATCAAAAGATTACTACTGAACTTAATACATTTTTAAAAAATATTTCATGGGTAACTGATCCAACAACTCGTTTTGAGATCCGTACTAATCAAATGACTCAAGTTGAGCAACGTCGTGAAATTTACTTCACAGGAAATCGTAAACTTAAAAGACATGAACGAGATGTGGACTATGCCATTATTAACCCTTACGACCATAAAGGGAGTGAAATTATTAAGGCCTTAAAAGTTGGGTATATCGCCAATATTGCAATCTATGAAAACCATCTACTTTTGAAGAATAAAATTCGTGAAACCTTAAAAAATGAAAAAGATATAACACTACACAAAGAGCTAGGTGATTATTATAAGCACCTCGTACAAAAACTTGTGAAATCACCTTCTCACAAAAAACTAGCTAGACTTGCAATAATTTATCGAGATATTAAAATTTTTGAAGAGGTAAAAAATAAAACAAGAATTTCTTATTACATCAATCCACTTATTGAAGAAACACTGGTCTATAACGAATTAATCAAAGCCTATAATAAAAAGAAGAGATGGAATGAAATTCAACCTTCAATTCAAAACACTATTTCTTCAATGGCACTAAAAGATAAGAGCTATTATGTAGGATATTTTAATAAGGCCATAAAGTTTGAGAATCTAAAAGGTGGCCAAGTTACCTATATTGGGAAAACGGAGAAGGCACACTTAGCCTATCAATTAAAACCAATGGATATTGTCTTTACCCATAACAAAAATAGCTTTAATAACGCCGTTGTCGATCGCTTTTGGGATAATGTTGGTATTTGGATCGGCTCTTGGGATGAAATTGTAAAGCTTGGCCTATCTAAGCATCCTCTCGTCATTAAATATCGAAAAGAGATTCAATCTAAGAAGCTTAATTTTATTACGACAACACGAGAAGGTATTAAAATTAAAAGTATCGATTCGATGTATAACCAAGATGATCTTGCAGTTATCAGAAAGAGAAAACTCTCATATCAAGAAACAACGCAAGGAATTGTCTTGGCCCTTAGCTATATTGGCAGGCCATATGATTATAAGATGGACCCTTCAGATATAAGTCGTATCTCTTTTGCGCAACTCGTCTTTGAGTCTTTTCCACAAATAAAATGGGATAAGTCTTATGCCTATAAGCAAGAAGCTGTTTCTCCTTATAAAGTTACACAGCGCACAGGAGAAGATAAAGAGTTCTTTACTGTCATGCTGTATCGCGATGGTATCGAGGTACTCGAAGATCTTGAAGATAACTTTAGGCAGATTTCTTCCCTACAATAA
- the glyA gene encoding serine hydroxymethyltransferase translates to MFHKNANSLEKMDEEIFSLTNKELARQEEGLELIASENYTSKAVMEAQGSVLTNKYAEGLPNKRYYGGCEVVDSVEQLAINRLCELFGCKFANVQPHSGSSANMAAYFSIIAPGDKILGMNLSEGGHLTHGSPVNFSGKYFDVKFYGLNPETEMIDYDDVRRAAKEHQPKVIVAGASAYPRTINFAKFREIADEVGAYLMVDMAHIAGLVAAGLHPSPFPHAHIVTSTTHKTLRGPRGGIIMTNDEELAKKINFNVFPGIQGGPLEHVIAAKAVSFKEALDPQYKDYQKQVITNAQALAKQLTDLGMEIVSGGTDNHLILMKTDPAGVTGKVAEKALEEAGITCNKNMIPGDKRSPFVTSGIRLGTPALTTRGMAVEQMIQIGTWIVEALKNAENQAALKDIKGQVEKLCKEFPVY, encoded by the coding sequence ATGTTTCATAAAAACGCCAATAGTTTAGAAAAAATGGATGAGGAAATTTTCTCATTAACAAATAAAGAATTAGCAAGACAAGAGGAAGGCCTAGAACTTATCGCTTCAGAGAACTATACATCAAAAGCTGTCATGGAAGCACAAGGTTCAGTACTGACAAATAAGTATGCAGAAGGTTTGCCAAATAAGCGCTACTACGGTGGTTGTGAAGTTGTTGACTCAGTTGAGCAACTTGCAATCAATCGCCTTTGTGAGCTTTTTGGCTGTAAATTTGCCAACGTACAACCACACTCTGGTTCTAGTGCGAATATGGCAGCATATTTTTCAATTATTGCTCCGGGAGATAAAATTCTTGGAATGAATCTTTCTGAAGGTGGCCACTTAACTCATGGCTCTCCTGTTAACTTCTCAGGAAAGTATTTTGACGTGAAGTTTTATGGATTAAATCCAGAAACAGAAATGATCGACTACGATGATGTAAGAAGAGCTGCTAAAGAGCATCAACCAAAAGTAATTGTTGCTGGTGCATCAGCTTACCCAAGAACAATCAACTTCGCAAAGTTTAGAGAAATTGCAGATGAAGTTGGAGCTTACCTAATGGTAGATATGGCACACATTGCAGGACTTGTTGCTGCAGGCCTACATCCTTCACCATTTCCACATGCCCATATTGTGACATCAACAACTCACAAAACATTACGTGGACCACGTGGTGGAATTATCATGACAAATGATGAAGAACTTGCAAAAAAAATCAACTTTAATGTATTCCCAGGGATTCAAGGTGGCCCTCTTGAGCATGTTATTGCAGCAAAAGCAGTTTCATTCAAAGAAGCACTTGATCCACAATATAAGGATTACCAAAAACAAGTTATTACTAATGCTCAAGCACTAGCAAAGCAGCTTACTGACCTTGGAATGGAAATTGTTTCAGGGGGAACTGACAACCACTTAATCCTAATGAAGACAGATCCTGCCGGTGTTACTGGAAAGGTTGCTGAAAAGGCCCTAGAGGAAGCTGGGATTACTTGTAATAAGAATATGATTCCAGGTGACAAGAGGTCTCCATTTGTAACAAGTGGTATTCGTCTTGGAACACCAGCTCTTACAACTCGTGGGATGGCCGTAGAACAAATGATACAAATTGGAACTTGGATTGTTGAGGCACTTAAAAATGCTGAAAATCAAGCCGCGCTAAAAGACATCAAAGGCCAAGTTGAAAAACTTTGTAAAGAGTTTCCTGTTTATTAA
- the fabF gene encoding beta-ketoacyl-ACP synthase II: MSSKSSKRVVITGLGTICGLGHNTQEVWNGLIEGKSGISEAESFPIPDLAIKIAGEVKNFQLDEGIMEAREAKKYDRFIHFALHATEEALKDSGANLEDFDKYKVGAILGVGIGGFPITEDTAKTFVERGPRRISPFFIPAIIPNMASGVLSIRHGFMGVNYTVSSACASSCHAISNAVEEIRSGRHDLMITGGTEAVICNLGMGGFINMKAFSKRTDEPTKASRPFDVDRDGFVMGEGAGVLILEDYDSAVKRGAKIYAEIVGHGATSDAHHITAPHPEGDGAYGCMKKAIEDAGIRPEDIDYVNAHGTSTPLGDVAETGAIKRVLGEEHAKKINVSSTKSMTGHLLGAAGGVETVFTALALHHGIIPPTINLDNQDPKCDLNYTANTAVKKDIKYALNNSFGFGSTNSSLVLKKIED, encoded by the coding sequence ATGAGTAGCAAAAGTAGTAAGCGCGTTGTTATCACAGGCCTTGGAACAATTTGTGGACTAGGTCACAACACTCAAGAAGTTTGGAATGGATTAATTGAAGGAAAATCAGGAATCTCAGAAGCTGAAAGCTTCCCTATTCCAGATCTTGCAATTAAGATTGCTGGTGAAGTTAAGAATTTCCAACTTGATGAAGGTATCATGGAAGCTCGTGAAGCAAAGAAATATGACCGCTTCATTCACTTCGCACTTCACGCCACAGAAGAAGCACTAAAAGACTCTGGTGCGAACCTAGAAGATTTTGACAAGTACAAAGTTGGTGCAATCCTAGGTGTTGGTATTGGTGGTTTCCCGATCACTGAAGACACAGCAAAGACATTCGTTGAGCGTGGGCCTCGTCGTATCTCACCTTTTTTCATTCCAGCAATTATTCCAAATATGGCCTCTGGTGTTCTAAGCATTAGACACGGCTTTATGGGGGTTAACTATACAGTTTCTTCAGCATGCGCATCTTCATGTCATGCAATTTCAAATGCAGTTGAGGAGATTCGCTCAGGACGTCACGACCTTATGATTACAGGTGGTACTGAAGCTGTTATCTGTAACCTCGGTATGGGTGGCTTCATTAATATGAAAGCTTTCTCAAAACGTACAGATGAGCCAACAAAAGCTTCTCGTCCATTTGATGTAGATCGTGATGGTTTTGTTATGGGTGAAGGTGCTGGTGTTCTAATTCTTGAAGACTATGACAGCGCTGTAAAAAGAGGTGCTAAGATCTATGCTGAGATCGTAGGTCATGGAGCTACTTCTGATGCTCACCATATTACTGCTCCACATCCAGAAGGAGACGGTGCTTATGGTTGTATGAAGAAAGCAATCGAGGATGCTGGGATAAGGCCAGAAGATATTGATTACGTAAATGCACATGGAACTTCTACTCCACTTGGGGATGTTGCTGAAACAGGTGCTATAAAAAGAGTTCTTGGAGAAGAGCACGCTAAGAAAATTAACGTATCTTCAACAAAGTCAATGACTGGCCACCTTCTTGGTGCAGCAGGTGGTGTTGAAACTGTTTTTACAGCTCTTGCTCTTCACCACGGAATCATCCCGCCAACAATTAACTTAGACAATCAAGACCCAAAATGTGATCTTAACTACACTGCAAATACTGCAGTTAAGAAAGATATTAAATACGCCCTAAATAACTCATTCGGTTTTGGGTCAACTAACTCTTCACTTGTATTGAAGAAAATTGAGGACTAA